CAAATGCTCTGCAGAATCATCTGCTTTGCACAACCCACAAAGGCTCAAAGACTTATTTTCATCCCTTTCTCGgtaattttcttttgtctttcatACCTACTGGCCTTGTCTTCATTACTATGCCAGTCTCCTTGTTATTAAGTtcacctatgtaatctcttctaccattacgaaTTACAAACTTCAACTTTGTCTTGTCTGCTTCCTCTCCTtcgattttgttttaatttatttgccGTTTAGAATCTTATTTCGTCTTACCTTTTCAATTTCAATGtcatatttttgcatatctatTAAAGACCTTTTCCCAACATTTCCCATACGGTGAACGTGTTTGTTTGTGCGTAATTAGGCGTATGGCATCCCTTCAACCCCTTCCCCTCCGCTACATCACTTCACTTAGCACTAAGGAACACGAAAAAATTAGACCGAAAGGATTAAGTTTCGAGTCTATATATTAACCTAATTATTTGGCTCGGAAGTTCGTCTCATAGTGCATGCGGCTGTTAATTAGATCTTAGTTAGAATGCATTAAAAGAGATTCAGCCAATAattaatgttaaatatattatttcttcctttatcaccaagatcaaacaattgttcttcacccaaggggttactgcactgcaaatgctcagtggccactttcctcttgctaagggtagaagagactctttagttttggtaagcagctcttctaggagaaggacactccaaaatcaaaccattgttctctagtcttgggtagtgccatagcctctgtaccatggtcttccactgtcttgggttagagttctcttgcctgagggtacactagggcacactattctatctcgtttctcttccttttgttttgttaaagtttatgtagtttatataggagttatttagttatatgttactcttcttgaaatattttgtttttttctgtttcctttcctcactgggctattttccctgttggagcccctgggcttatagcatcctgcttttccaactagggttgtagtttagcatttaataataataataataataataataataataataataataataataataactccttttCTGGTTTCTCTTTACTCCTGACTAATAGCTGACTACTTATGCAAACGTCTTCTCTTGGTTCcctttaaaatgttttaaaggtcGCTTACGATCGTCGAAAGCAAGTATGACTagcgcccaaactaggaccagggagaactagGCAGTAGCTCACAAGAACGTtgtggttgcaaacactacaagaaactatcgggcttgagcggaGATCAAACTCCAGACTCCCAGATTGCGATACAGAGACGTTCctactatagtctattttatttagcgaggcatatttgcaccgactcgcaacggtgaccttttagctcggaaaagtttcctgatcgctgattggttagaatgatcttgtcaaaccaatcagcgatcaggaaacttttccgagctaaaggggcaccgctgcgagtcggtgcaaatatgcctcgataaaagaaattgactataggttaccATAACCCTTGGCAGTATGCGAAGTTACAGCCAATAAAAAACATATTTGCTTGAACACAACCGCAATGATATCTATGTATACAAGATGGATTAAtacaagttaatctctctctctctctctctctctctctctctctctctctctctctctctctctctctctgatgtaattACACCAAATCTACAACCGAGGATTCCGTATTCGATCTCCCAATTCGGACATTGGAAGGAATCGTGAAGTTGTTTTTCATTGAAAATACGACGTGTCCTTGTGGTTTATGCACTGAATTCAGTACTCGCCCACCTGGTTATTAGATGGTTGCTGTAAATTTCAGtttagttgaagagagagagagaaaataataaatgTCAGTCGTCAATActgcatcaaaatgtaaacatTAAACTATGATTAAAAACTAGTCATGACGAAATAATGCTCACTGAAATACAACATTctaaaatcatgatatatatatatatatatatatatatatatatatatatatatatatatacatacatatatatatatatatacatatatatatatatatataatgtatatatatatatatatatatatatatatatatatatatattatatatatatacattatatatatatatatatatgtatatatatatatatatatatatatatacgtatatatatatatatatatatatatatatatatatatatatatgtgtgtgtgtgtgtgtgtgtatgtgtaaatggaAAACACTTTCTTAATCTCTTGCATTTGCTAGAGCCGGATTGGTTTTACTTCTCTTGCTGTTTTCTATCGTGCAATGTTCTACCTACACAACATAAAATCAACATTTCAAATGAGCTCATGTAACGTTATGTTCATTCAGAGGTTTGACGAATAACTCCTAACCAAGGCAGTTTAGTGGTACTTTTGCTCTACTGCAAGTATTTTTCAGAAAAGTTGTGTAACACTTAACTTTGTTGTCTATTCAAAACGGTTATCATTTGTATAATTGCAAGGCTAAGTTCCCGTAACCATCTATTGGACGCATGGGTTATTAACAACGTGATTCCAAACTCCAATATCTTAAAACTGACTTTTTGGATATTTTATGTATGAGACAGTGGATCACAATAATGCCTCCTGAAAAAATTATTAGATTATTCGCTTTTGCTCTCATGATTTTTACAGCGAATCCAATTATTTGAAGTAGCAAAAGtcagagaagagaaaataaaatcaatacaaaaaaaaaaaggaatgacagTAGCAGATGCATTAGATTAAGCATATTTATTTATAGTTCTTAATGTTGATGTGACATTAgccgtaaaattaaaaaaaaaaaataattaaccctAGTGGCACTTGAAAAAACATCGGTCTGTTACTTTACTACAAGTCTGACTTGGCCATACAAATAGGAATACAATCGTCCTGAAACTCGTGAACCGGAAATAACCAAAACAACAAAGGTCTAGGGGATTAAAGAAAGAATGACTCCTTGACTGTaccctataatttttattattaaacggGAATTCTTCGCTCTCAAGCCAATTGCAGAAGCAAGGTCGACTGGAGGTCAGGGCTGAATGCAAGGCAACAGTGGATTGGGGGTTTTGatgatcttttattctatttttaaatttaGATTCGTTTAAATTCTTGAAATAATCTAGAATGATCAACAAAGTATCGCGTAAATTCTAGCTAAGTTCACTTAAACTTTTGTATCAATGTCATTAATCGATTCGTTTCTATGTCTTCTTTCTATGATCGATTAACATCCTTTCAACTTCTATTGTATGGATCGTCTTCAgtgtaattattcttattttacttttgaTGTTGACCTTTAGGCCTACATTTTCAGTCACTATTGCAGTGCATCATTCTTATAACAATACAAGAACCGTTTTCTCTCTTACGTTGTGTAATCCACCTCCACTCTCTTTCATCCCAGTTCTTTATGACAATGGTTTAAAACATAAAAATTTGAAGTTCATAGTTTTTACTGTCAAATATCTCTAAAAATCATTCCAAACGGTACAACAAGATGATTGGATAGCAACTAACTGGAACTAATCTCTGCACTTTTCGAGGTGAAACTAAGATCTAAACCAAAAAAGTTCAAGGTAGAATAAATATAAGTATGTGGATGTGTTACGGGCAGCTATTATCAAAACGTAGATTAagtaaaatctatttcaatgtctTATTCCCCTATCAATTAATTCagcatagaaaataaaataaaatgatagccATTATAGTTATTGCTTCGAAAAACATAGCAATAACTGTACAAAAGGCTAATAATATTTACGACATATTACTATAAAATTAAATATTCACAGTTTACTCATTGATAACAGTTTACTCAagatttgaaaaaacaaaaaaacaaaaaaaataacacagGCCTGACCAGGACTACTGATCTCTATCTTTCTTTAGAGATCAGTGAGCAGGACCAACTAAGTGATTCCTGGGACTGAGATTTATGTCTCAATGATGTGAGACTCGGATGACGACGGGGAATGACTAATTCCGAAGGTCACCGATAGATCTTCCAAAGTCCAGTTACAAATCacaaatgtaaaagataataatcagGAACACAACTTTTGATGATATGCTCTCTTCCAATGTATCATTGTTTTCTTCTTTAAACTAGCAAGATTATAAAAGAAGTGTAAAATGCAGTATTACAACAGGTGTCACAAATTATGTCTCCACAAAAGCAGCCTTAACCTAACGATGGCTGAAGTGAGTCTTCCCTCTATTGTGTCACTCATTCTCTTTCATAATTCCTCGACCCGTTTTCTATAAAGTTAAGGACAATTCCTGAATTATTATCATGCAATAACCAAAAATAGGGTAATCCAGAAGCTCTTGTTCTAAAATACAACGACATTGAGATATAAATCattacaatgttttgattttgacattaacatttcatatataataatgaaaCCAAATTTTCTCACAGGGGGCGACATAACATAATTTTGACAAATTTAATTTACATAATGatgtaaaatattaaaatgaatggAAATATCTCAATTGTTATTCGGAAAACGAAAAGAAATATGAGGTAGATTACATGGGCAAATTAACATTAATGAATATCTATAAAATACAAATTCTCATAATAATTTATCGCAAAAATTCTATGTATAGCCTACTTAGGCAAAATATCGCTGCTATTATCAGGTAAttcatttgtaaaatatttacacGGAGAACACCACAAATATTTTCACCTTCcaattctttcatttctttcatcCGAATCTACGCAATAAGGATAACATACTTCAAACTTGATCGTGAAATGCATTAATTTCATTTTTAGAATCACCTTTCGACACAACCTCAAACTTAATTTGCACGTTCGGTCAATCAAAATCGACAAAATATTGGCATGGCCAAGGGACTGGGCTACAGTGCTACAATTTAAGTGTGAACGTTAGTTACAGTGGGTATCGGCAGAGACGCAATGTAGTACATTTTGTACAACTTATCCTGATATCTAGTTCCCTTTGTAGAGATAACTCTAGCGCTTATGAAAAGGAAACGGATAGATACAACACTTGAAATGTGTTACTGAACTGCCTTGAGCATTATTATCACAATGGTAAGGTCTATGATCCCATGTGGCATACCAAGATTTGGCGGAATTCCATTTTTTTACACAAATGTTAGTATACCATCACAATGGTACTAGAGATAGTGGATTGCTTTGGTGTTGTCCCACAAAATTAAACATCATGTTATTTGCTCTCTTCTCTATTGATGATTTTGTCCATGTAAACAAGTGCAGAATGTATcgactttaatgttactgttcttgatacatgttattttaatggttcattgcttttaatttagtttatttatttctttatggcAGTTGCCATAATTTGAGCACTTTCCATTAGCATTCATAGCCGAGTAGTAGCAGTGGCATTGCACATTTCTATAAGATGAAAATTTGTTGTTGGTTTAATAATATTTtgacaggaaaagagagagagagagagagagagagagagagagagagagagagagagagagagagagagagagagagagagagagagagagatctttatacaTTGCATATACCTTTCCTTTCAGTCAATATACATATCGGTCTGGCGGAGGACGGAGTGACGTGGTGAGTgtcaaaacaaaaacaacaagagGAGGGAAACTGGTGATGGAGACCATGACGGCTCCACACCCTTGCTGTCCCAACACAAGGAGCGTTTGTTGCCTTATGATACTGTTGAATCTGGGTCTCCTCCTCATTACACTGGGATTCGTGGTTGTCTTGCAGTTGTATGACCCAGCATTTGTTTGGTGAGTTCGAGATGCCCAAAGAATTTCCACATTTATTCTTCCAGAATAATCATTTTGTGAAAGTTAGCGgtttaatttcaaaataacatTTACTTGACCAGTTTGCAATAACTTCTGGGTTGTTTTTATAAAAGTTGTATTAATCTCAACATTACTCAAGctattatttcatgaaaattatatttaatgtgACTTCAAATATTGCTTATTATGGTAATTATAAGAGTATTAATCAAATAGTCAAGTACTTgaatttctcataaaaaaataaacttttcttcatttttgactggtcactaATCTTTAAGATATGGTGAATATAGAAGTAAATATGGAAAGAATACCAGTGTGTACTAATTAATCTGACCTTTAGATACTTTACCTGAGCCGAACACTACTAAGATACTCGTATGAAATTACAGCATATTACTGAATATTATATAAAGAAATCAAAGATCTAAAGAATACCATAAACTAACTAAAACATCTCCAACAGGTACATTGGCCTTTGCATGTTGATCTTCGGGTTCCTAGTCCTTTTCGGTTCCCTTATTTACTGTGTTACCGTCTGTCGAGAAGTAGAGAGACTACGGCCTCCTCCCGGAGAGTTGTACTGGACAAATCACTGGACGAAACAGCTCAGTATGCCAGAGATCCACTACACAAACACCCAGTACAAACCGGCTGACTACAAGGGATCTGAGTACTCTTTCAAGACGAATCCAAGCCAAACAACAGGGACAAGCCAACGTTACTGAAGGCTATTTCAGTAGAGATTTTAATATACAACTGACGTTCCAATTCTGCAGTGTCATGCAGAGATTGGTTACTATCTCTCTAAAGATATCTAGGCAATCTAAAGACTGCTGTTAGAGTTCGTTATATTTCCCATTTCCATCCTTTAGATTTTTAAAGTGGTCATGGAGCATCGTATGAGGTGGTGTAGGCTTAATTCAACTTATGAGCCTCAACCAGTATTTTGGATGTGGAGACAAACTAACAGATATGTATGCTGTTCACT
Above is a window of Palaemon carinicauda isolate YSFRI2023 chromosome 6, ASM3689809v2, whole genome shotgun sequence DNA encoding:
- the LOC137642208 gene encoding uncharacterized protein, with product MSLERQQPSSRYVDYTQPGPSGYRPSSVSSYEYAPDRPPRRQRRERSRSRESLNRGYSSREVYYNPGLDEDPAPSDRAESEFTVRNEAIVSPQQLEEERRAASRAASEIYATTRMAPRPHSEISQYTYRSGGGRSDVVSVKTKTTRGGKLVMETMTAPHPCCPNTRSVCCLMILLNLGLLLITLGFVVVLQLYDPAFVWYIGLCMLIFGFLVLFGSLIYCVTVCREVERLRPPPGELYWTNHWTKQLSMPEIHYTNTQYKPADYKGSEYSFKTNPSQTTGTSQRY